The following proteins are co-located in the Candidatus Nanopelagicales bacterium genome:
- a CDS encoding NAD(P)-binding protein, producing the protein MDKPFAITLDVGSSLANKTGSWRTKRPVYRNSLPPCNDACPAGENIQGWLFEAESGDYEAAWRILTRDNPMPAVMGRVCYHPCQKACNRGQLDKPVGINSVEQFLGDMALREGWRVPVAAQDSGKRVLVIGAGPSGLSAAYHLRLLGHEVVIKDAGPKAGGMLRFGIPTYRLPRDVLDAEVARILDMGVTLELDTRVDHVLEAKKGGGFDAVFLAVGAHIGKRAYIPAGSSAKVLDAVSLLRSMEGQDKPLLGRHVVVYGGGNTAMDAARTAKRLGAEESVVVYRRTRDRMPAHDDEVEGALEEGVLMKWLSTIKHMDAGHMTVERMELDDKGFPQPTGEIEELEADSLVLALGQEVDLSLLDGVPGLTIEDGVVDVDSRMMTGSPGIFAGGDMVPSERTVTVAIGHGKLAARNIDGWLRGQPYVHPDRPEVASFDRLNTWYYADAPRTVRESLDLARRMNSFDEVKIGLDESNAVFEARRCLSCGNCFNCDNCFGVCPDNSVSKFEVGSAEGDNGRDYAFKLDYCKGCGICVNECPSGAIVLVPEEI; encoded by the coding sequence ATGGACAAGCCGTTCGCGATCACGCTCGATGTCGGATCCAGCCTGGCGAACAAGACTGGATCGTGGCGGACGAAACGGCCCGTCTACCGAAATTCGTTGCCCCCTTGCAACGACGCGTGCCCTGCGGGGGAGAACATCCAGGGCTGGCTCTTCGAGGCCGAGAGTGGTGACTACGAAGCCGCCTGGCGGATCTTGACGCGGGACAACCCCATGCCCGCGGTGATGGGACGGGTCTGCTATCACCCTTGCCAGAAGGCGTGCAATCGTGGCCAACTCGACAAGCCGGTTGGGATCAACTCCGTGGAGCAGTTCCTCGGGGACATGGCTCTCCGGGAGGGGTGGCGCGTCCCCGTCGCGGCCCAGGATTCGGGCAAGCGCGTACTGGTCATCGGCGCGGGTCCGTCCGGGCTTTCGGCCGCATACCACCTGAGGCTGCTAGGTCATGAGGTCGTCATCAAGGACGCCGGCCCGAAGGCGGGCGGGATGCTGCGCTTCGGTATCCCCACATATCGGTTGCCGCGGGATGTACTCGACGCGGAAGTGGCGCGGATCCTCGACATGGGCGTGACTCTGGAGCTTGACACCCGCGTTGACCACGTGCTGGAGGCGAAGAAGGGTGGCGGGTTCGACGCCGTGTTCCTGGCGGTAGGGGCGCACATAGGCAAGCGCGCCTACATCCCGGCGGGCAGCTCAGCCAAGGTCCTGGACGCGGTCAGCCTCCTGCGGAGCATGGAAGGCCAGGACAAGCCTCTGCTCGGGCGCCACGTCGTCGTGTACGGCGGCGGCAACACAGCCATGGATGCCGCGCGTACCGCCAAGCGGCTGGGCGCTGAAGAGTCGGTCGTGGTCTACCGGCGGACGCGGGACCGCATGCCAGCGCACGATGACGAGGTGGAGGGCGCGCTTGAGGAAGGCGTCCTGATGAAGTGGCTGTCGACGATCAAGCACATGGACGCCGGCCACATGACCGTAGAACGCATGGAACTTGACGACAAAGGTTTCCCGCAGCCGACCGGGGAGATAGAGGAGCTCGAAGCTGATTCGCTCGTTCTGGCGCTCGGGCAGGAAGTCGACCTGTCTTTGCTTGACGGAGTCCCCGGCTTGACGATCGAAGACGGTGTAGTTGACGTCGACTCGCGCATGATGACCGGGTCGCCTGGCATCTTCGCGGGCGGCGACATGGTTCCCAGTGAACGAACAGTCACGGTGGCCATCGGCCATGGGAAGCTCGCCGCGCGCAACATTGACGGTTGGCTGCGCGGGCAGCCATACGTCCATCCGGACCGTCCCGAGGTCGCGTCATTCGACCGCCTCAACACCTGGTACTACGCCGACGCCCCTCGCACGGTTCGCGAGAGCTTGGACCTAGCGCGCAGGATGAACTCGTTCGACGAGGTGAAGATCGGGCTCGACGAGTCGAATGCGGTGTTCGAGGCGCGGCGTTGCCTGTCGTGCGGCAACTGCTTCAACTGTGACAACTGCTTCGGGGTTTGCCCGGACAACTCGGTCTCGAAGTTCGAGGTCGGCAGCGCCGAAGGCGACAACGGCCGCGACTACGCGTTCAAGCTGGACTACTGCAAGGGCTGCGGGATCTGCGTGAACGAATGCCCGTCCGGTGCGATCGTGCTCGTGCCCGAGGAGATCTAG